The Danio rerio strain Tuebingen ecotype United States chromosome 19, GRCz12tu, whole genome shotgun sequence genome includes the window ATGTGAAAACGACAGACCAGTAGATCTTGACTTTATAGGAAGTGCACAGTCCTCTTCCCACTTTTTCTACATTGTGCTGTAATTACTACAATTTCCCAAAACTTTGCTCAGTTACAGTCACATCAGTTTATAAGTGTTtaaaagtgtgtatgtgtttagctGTCCTGGTGTTTGTGTTCAACTGATGTGTTTAAGTGTTTCATTTACTGCTGTCTGCTTTTTCAGCATCTTGGCTGATTtgatgtatttttgatgaaaacaGGACTGGTGCGACAAAgtatattttattcatgtttttatttacaaatgttttcttttgttggGGCTGTGCCCTTTTCTCCGGATCTTCTGTGTCTTTTCCAGGATCTTTTCTTGGGGCTTGATCTTTTTTTCTGGATCCTCTGTTGTTGCTGTGACCTTTTTTTAGGATTCTTTGTTGCTGCTGTGTCCTTTTTTAAGCTCTCCTGTTGAATCTGTAACGATTTAGCGTCAGGAACTGTGGTGCTCAGTAGTGCAAATAATCTTTCCCATCCATTTGCACTACATTCCTTATTCCTTATTTCTTGACCtgaaacatacagacacacaccaaATCAAGGTTATTGATTCAGATTCATCACaataaacaaaaaccataaaatgtacaataaaaaaaacattttcaaatgaaaGGAGAATCTATTTTCCAAATCAATAGAAGCTGATCTACAGTTCAGTACCTTAAACCATTGATGGAGAATAATTTCTTCCAGAGACATCCGCTGGCTTGGGCTTCCTGCAGGAGAGCTTGAATCAAATCACAGCATTCTGTGCAGAACGATGGTGGGAAGAAGTGACAGAAACACATTATCAACTTCAACTTTACATCTGCTGTCATTTTATTCATCTATAAGATCTGACTCTACTCTCCTTTAGAATCAGAACATTGTCACCATTATCCAATATCCAACTCTTAGTTTTAATCCAtcattttgtgtgatttaaaCTACAACTGCTCGTCTATGATGTGATGAATGACATCTTACCTTCTGACAATCCAGGCTCAGTCCAGTTTCCATCATCGATCCTCTGCGTGTCCGTGACTTCAGGAAATCGTTGACACAGCAGCAGGAATAACAGAACTCCTAAAGACCATACAGTGGATGGTTCTGCATGGTATTCATCGTCCAGGTAGTACTCTGGTGGAAAGTACTCCTTTGTGCCTGAAGAAACAAGATTTGGTCTCAGCATGAAACACTAAAGCATGTTTTCTCTGTAACATGAAAATACATGATTGGTCAAATTGACAGTCCAGACTACAGGTGTTAAGTTTAATACATACCACAGAAACTGTCATAGCCAGATTCCTGGAGAAGAGCTCCACAGCCAAAGTCAATTAGCTTGACCTCCAGTGTGTCCGTGTTGACCAGCAGGTTCTCCAGCTTTATGTCTCGGTGAAATACCCCACGTCTGCAGCACATGAGACCGGCCGTTGTTGCCTGCTCCATGATCTTTTGAGCCTGGCGTTCAGTGATGGAGCCGAGAGACATTATGAAGTCGAACAGATCTACACAGGGTGAAGGTCGTTCCAGGATCATGATGTAACAATCCTGCTGGTCCTGCCAGTCCAGAAGCTCAATGATCTCTGGAACCTTGCCGCCTCTATGAGCCAGTATCAACAGGCCGATCTCTAAAGGAAGGGGCTCAGGATGACCAGCCTAGAAGAAAGATTAGTTAGGCGGTGTTGCTTTCCCAAATATACTGTTGTCAGTGCCTTTACACGTTTAAGTCTACTTACGATGTTGATGTATTTCATGTTCGATGGCTTTCTGGCAATTTTTACTGCCACCTGTTCAACAAAACAACACTTCTGTTATTATCACATCAAGTGCACTAAAAAGTGAACATAATATatgttaaagggattgttcacctcaAGGCCATCCTCCAAGCGCTTGCCTTCATAGACGCTGCCAAATCCTCCCTCTCCAATCTCCTTGCCGAGTTCATACTGGTCCAGAATGTCACCTGTTAAAAGATGAATAATTGCAGCTGATGTGAAATGTCAAGCACTGACAGACACGTGTGTAATGTTTGAGGTGGAATAGACATATGActatattcaataattcaatacatCGTGAAAAATGGTGGTTCACAAATGGTGAACCTGCACAATACTGATATGGTGGAcacttcaaaatacagtaaacagTGATTGAAACTTTTAGAgtgcttttcaaaatatatttatatttatagaacTTAATGTAATGTACTCTACTTCATACTGAAGAGGATCATGAGAGAAAGCCACACATTCTCAAATGACCACTAGATTTACCTTCAGAACTCTTCTTGTGGATCTGAACAGTAGTCTGGTCCTCCTGATTAGAGCTGCTGCTGGACTTCTGGACTTTACAGGAGAGCAGCTTTTCAGGACTGTCAGtccttctcctctttctctcaTTTTCCTCTGCAACATCAGTGGACTGAAGGCTGGTGATGGATATTGGAGGTGTATGAGGATGGAAATCGTTCACATGAGAGCTGTGACAACTTCGTTTTCTCTTTTGGCCACCGAGAAAAGTCATCCACTGGTTGTCATCTGTATTTAGAGATGTAAGACATGCATTAGTGATAATGATAATGGCTTATAAAATTGATTTGTATTTTGATGTAAAGTGTAAAGACACACTTCATCTTAGAGATCAGAAACAGTCATGAATTGGGTTTCTTATAGTGAATGCTCATAATTTGCCTTCAACAAAtctgaatcatacacattttaTGCCCATTATTGAGcattatgtacaatacagtttgttgtAAAGATTTCTCTTTTAGTTGATAAATTATGAGAAACTTTGATTACCAAACAATTAGTTCTACTTAGATTTGTGTTAGaaacttaaaacaagttaaaaagttatttttttttattgtatgtgttCGGTTTTTAGTTACTTTACTGTACAGAGATCTAGTGAACACAAAGCATGGTCATATTGACAAACAGTGACTGGATTTACCCTCAGCATAAAGGGAGAGCGGCTTTTCAAAACTCTCCCACCTCCTCTTCTTTCTCACTTGTATCTCAATCTCCTCACCAACACTAACGGGTGAATGGTTCTCAGCCACATTGGCGCTGGATGTTGGAGGTGTACGAGTATGGAAATCATACACTTGAGTGTCTTGAGAACAACGCTTTCTTTTCAATGCCATAATAACAGAATTCACTGGGAACACTACTATTACCAACTGCAATGAGAAGACGCAATGAGGAGATTCTGAACTCTCTTCTACTTTTAATGCTGCGTTCTTCTGTTTCTATGACAGCGCATTCCAgaacacttgtttacattcaaaaTCCCAACACCATATTGGACAAGCTATCTAAACTAGATAAAttatagacagacaggcagatacaAGCTATAATCTTTAATCTTTCACTTCTCAATAATAAGGAACAGTATTTTCACCACAAATATCTACATAAATACAAGAAATAAACTTGTAAATACAACACCAACTGATTCTGAAAAATTATTGTCCAGGAACTAAATAAAACACTGTCATTTTAAGATTAGATAATCTCATATAGTTTTGCTTTAATTGaagaaaattatattaaatgttgTAATTGCTAACAGAACAAACTCAAAATAACATTATTAGGCCTACATTTAGTCATGTGACGTATGTATGaagtaaaacataaaactaaGACTAACATTATTATCCagtaacaaaattaaacaaagtaattttaagcttgtttatatagattttagctgaaaataagttagatttatatttatatatgagcaattccagtgttatggatgtgacatttgcagtaaaaactcaaaacataaattcacataaaaaatatttgtttaacactgtattaaactgtttatattttccagaacaactgaccacagagttatgggatcagaaaaatatcgttctataaacatgttttgtactttaaatgaaaatACTTTGCAGAAAGTCTGTGAATTAAACCGCACAACCCAAAAGAAGTAATGATCATCAAAacgataagagttggctctctataaaacaaaaatgattgattttattttatgtaatattttttgccttcatgaggaaaaagtgtcgttatggatgtgaccgatgTGGAATTGCCACTTGTGTCTTTggtaatcaaatataattgtttgaaaaagctgacagagacatttttgagcatttttaaagttctgtaaaatacttgcttaaaaaaaaaaacaaaaaaaaaaaaaaactggttctgtattttggtgaaaacttatttttttcatggcaaggttgacatttgcatggaattgctaaTATATGTTATATGTATAAGCGTTAAGACTATATTTAGTGTCATCTTTGTTGGAAAGAAGAATTTATATCAATCCTGTAACGTGTATATGTGAATTATGTATAGCTAGCACTATTTTCTGTAATTGTTGGAAACACTCACATCTTATTACAGTAACTCAATGTTTTTCCTGCAAAGACAAGTATGAGGGAGGTGACCACCTCTATCAAATTTTGTACAACCTCCACCTTTTGACAAAAATCAGGCAGGCGATCACTACTGACAGACCCTAAGTAATGCTCAAGTGCTGGTCATgcatttaattacaattaatgtTAACAGTTTTAAATAAGATCATGGTTTGATAAAATTCCAAcacaaatacaaaatgtgtttatttcaaGTAGCAAACATTTCATCATGACTACTAAATGAATAATGCCTGAATAGTGTCATGTGCTTTAAAACTTTTAATCAAGCATTGTCTGCTGTAGTCACCAAGCAGtgtttaaaatagtttgtttgcatttatgtctttaaaatgttttgtgtatgAAATATTTGACCTCTCAGATGAGTGTCACTTTTACCTCAgggcaggcccgtgcagagactttCGTCTTTTCCTCTCCGTCTTTCAAGCTGGATGGCTTGATAACCTCCTCAACCCCTGTTGTAAGTAGAAGGTGGGAGAGCTGTGTGAGAgctcaaatttattaaaataaaatactatatataataaaatattttgaaaatactagAAAATGCTAATTAAGGGAGCATGAAATGTCTTCACAAACCTTCTATCAATAGGCCTAttggatcaatcccttcaccattaaactggcTTAGTGTAGTAAACCATGTTTGACAGCAACAGCgtttctctgagcaagtttaagtcagcttAAGTCAGGTACATgaagtatagacctttttcttggaacccATTATGccttgcgtgtatgcgcaaggagaatgcgaagaacttccggtcggcagctgatgcgtgtgaACAGTCACATTTCGACAGCtttgaaacaatagttttaatctattttacctgcttttatcctctttgaactgaTATTATtttccatcagcaccatctcctggactaatcatttaaagaaatgcgatctaataagatggaaaacagctgctgtgaggcattttcacctcgttgtcagacggcatcttctgcagtttaaatgaagcctcgtcatcgctaaagtcaacattttctctttatttcaaatatataaccagcccaaacaaatgtaattcaccaaaaagcatgtactgtgccactgacacactgatttaactgtgacaaagtgaaaatataggctagtgtcatttcaaaatgacagaaaacacaaaccgtggttgtggagaggtaagcgtgatcgaacacccaataaggggggagagcattaaccggcggctaatcagcgggtcaatcagaaatgataaataacacctgtctttctagtgattgggccggagagactcccttcttaaggagaacgggaggagcagtcgagagaggagagaacacacacacacacacacacacacactgctacatgtgtggtggcatttaaaaattaataaaaccatttgcttacctgaatcgccgaccctgtcttcttcttccctcaacaacaaCGAACAATATTACAGTGGTGaatacaacacacgaaataaaacacaaacggctcgcgattagaatgaacagcaaatcagccaacatagtatcaataacagacttttcatttttgtaaattgcacgactttcatacctgttaagtttcatgccagtaacgttactctggtttgctctctctctctctctctctctctctctctctctgtgtgtgtgtcttaaaGAGCTGCTGAGCTAACACTGTAtctctgacggcagacacgtgaactaggagaacgtttttcttgtatttctgaCGTGCTTGAACCatatgtgacagattataacggctttaacagacacatttctaacttgcgtgtcacaaaaacactctgttatccattaaaaacgttattgaaacccttTTTCGGagtgcaaattaccagttgtacacgctgtaaacggaagtttttagcattctaccggaagatgctggtcgctatggcgccctccatgcagcagccatgaaaaaggtctatacaagAAGACATTTACAATAGGGGagcgcagggcacaaagtaacgtGGGTTTAAGTGTAACaaagagttttaaggtatttgctcaggctTGATCATGGCATTCTTCcgggttttcaccacagtgtcagcAGATGTCTTCCTGGCTGTTATTGAATAAGTTCGatgaaatttggatgagaaacacaagagaaagcatttttgcagcataaaggtattttttattatagtcaatattttttaatttaaaaaaatctgtgaaagtatgaacgtgaaatcttatattgttgtgatcaccgtcttctaggctaaaagataaaatcattttgaaagatgtaagaaacacacagtgactgctagccagttttgaggaaaacatgacacagcggggttagttgtaacagggtgttaaaattaagccacacactgttgaacaccaattaaactaacacaatatttttttttaattttgacaacTATTtcaataaaatgatttttaatagatttttttttgatagacaaaaaaatattttattgctaatactCCAAATAaaggcattgtataataatggataataatccaaataaattcaaatgtatttatccaataaataaataaacatactgtgctatgtagaataaaaataaattaagctaGGTACTGAGAAAATATAGatattatttaaagtaaactggatttaaattgtgtgtaatctgcctttttaagcatgtgttacaactaaccttCTGTCTGTTACAGcttgccccgcaggtggggtaaatagtaacatttttacttctggcacttttggcaacactgcacagaaaccataggttcGGCGATCATAATTTCTgagctcatttgtaggagaggcttgtgttttgttggtaaaaacaaatggtttgtctaaccccaatactttgtttattatttgaccaAGTGTTACTTTTTGCTCCGCTCTGCCCTACTATCATCCATCTACTTACATTGTTATAACTAGGCaaatacaatattgttacataataattataatgtaatgacataaTAATGACATCCAaactaaaagtttgtaattacttaCTGTTGTATGCCAAAAATGTGCAAGAGTTCGTTTTGCGCAAGTGTTAACAaacgggacttttattttgactccGGTTGTGAATGTTGAACTTACTTCT containing:
- the LOC110438150 gene encoding serine/threonine-protein kinase pim-2-like isoform X1; its protein translation is MALKRKRCSQDTQVYDFHTRTPPTSSANVAENHSPVSVGEEIEIQVRKKRRWESFEKPLSLYAEDDNQWMTFLGGQKRKRSCHSSHVNDFHPHTPPISITSLQSTDVAEENERKRRRTDSPEKLLSCKVQKSSSSSNQEDQTTVQIHKKSSEGDILDQYELGKEIGEGGFGSVYEGKRLEDGLEVAVKIARKPSNMKYINIAGHPEPLPLEIGLLILAHRGGKVPEIIELLDWQDQQDCYIMILERPSPCVDLFDFIMSLGSITERQAQKIMEQATTAGLMCCRRGVFHRDIKLENLLVNTDTLEVKLIDFGCGALLQESGYDSFCGTKEYFPPEYYLDDEYHAEPSTVWSLGVLLFLLLCQRFPEVTDTQRIDDGNWTEPGLSEECCDLIQALLQEAQASGCLWKKLFSINGLRSRNKE
- the LOC110438150 gene encoding serine/threonine-protein kinase pim-2-like isoform X2 produces the protein MKYINIAGHPEPLPLEIGLLILAHRGGKVPEIIELLDWQDQQDCYIMILERPSPCVDLFDFIMSLGSITERQAQKIMEQATTAGLMCCRRGVFHRDIKLENLLVNTDTLEVKLIDFGCGALLQESGYDSFCGTKEYFPPEYYLDDEYHAEPSTVWSLGVLLFLLLCQRFPEVTDTQRIDDGNWTEPGLSEECCDLIQALLQEAQASGCLWKKLFSINGLRSRNKE